The following proteins are co-located in the Pedobacter sp. FW305-3-2-15-E-R2A2 genome:
- a CDS encoding class I SAM-dependent methyltransferase: MEKDFRKNTFEVYDKVADWFAENRDKGLMEKNYLDEVISHLNDDSCILDLGCGTGIPILGYFLSRKLNITGLDASSKILSIARKNFPSTPFIQADMRELSLNKRFDAIIAWHSFFHLPAEDQPAMFAKFQKHLNPGGILLFTSGTVHGEAWGQIGGENLFHGSLSTEEYQKLLTDHHFTLLKHQTDDPDCGNATVWMAKYTPAFKTV; encoded by the coding sequence ATGGAAAAAGATTTCCGAAAAAATACCTTCGAGGTTTACGATAAAGTAGCAGATTGGTTTGCTGAAAACCGGGATAAAGGTTTAATGGAAAAAAACTATCTGGATGAAGTCATCAGTCATCTCAATGATGATTCCTGTATTTTAGATCTTGGTTGCGGAACAGGAATTCCCATTCTGGGTTATTTCTTAAGTCGGAAATTAAACATTACCGGCCTTGATGCGAGCTCCAAAATACTCTCCATAGCAAGGAAAAACTTCCCTTCTACCCCATTTATCCAGGCAGATATGCGGGAACTCTCCTTAAATAAAAGGTTCGACGCAATTATTGCCTGGCATAGCTTTTTTCACCTGCCTGCAGAAGATCAACCGGCAATGTTTGCCAAATTCCAAAAGCACCTCAATCCTGGTGGAATTTTACTTTTCACTTCCGGAACCGTACACGGCGAAGCCTGGGGACAAATTGGTGGAGAAAATCTATTTCATGGTTCATTAAGTACTGAAGAATACCAAAAACTTTTAACAGACCATCATTTTACCCTGTTAAAACATCAAACAGATGATCCGGACTGCGGAAATGCGACGGTTTGGATGGCAAAATATACGCCGGCATTCAAAACTGTATAA
- a CDS encoding SDR family oxidoreductase, whose product MKDKVVWITGASSGIGEALVYAYSQLGARLIISSRNRDELFRVKNGCKNKINVHVLSLDLENTAALADKAEEAIRIFGKIDLLINSGGISQRSLALETELAVEQRLMNVNFWGTVVLSKAVLPLMIANGGGQIVCISSLVGKFGTKLRSAYAASKHALHGYFDSVRSELFDQGIHITMVCPGFIKTNVTLNALTSNGAPQGTMDSAQENGMPAEECAKLIVNAVRLRKEEIYIGGKEVKGIWLKRFFPLRFSKYLRTAKVT is encoded by the coding sequence ATGAAAGATAAAGTTGTTTGGATTACCGGAGCATCATCCGGCATCGGAGAAGCATTGGTATATGCCTATAGTCAGCTGGGTGCAAGGCTGATCATTTCTTCGCGTAACCGGGATGAGTTGTTTAGGGTAAAGAACGGATGTAAAAACAAAATCAACGTTCATGTGCTGTCTTTAGATCTTGAAAATACCGCAGCATTGGCAGACAAAGCTGAAGAAGCGATCCGCATCTTTGGTAAAATTGACCTGCTGATCAATAGCGGAGGAATCAGTCAGCGGAGCCTTGCGTTGGAAACAGAGCTGGCAGTAGAACAACGCCTGATGAATGTGAATTTCTGGGGAACCGTAGTCTTGAGTAAAGCGGTACTGCCGCTAATGATCGCGAATGGAGGCGGCCAGATCGTTTGTATCAGCAGTCTGGTTGGGAAGTTCGGGACAAAGCTCCGCTCTGCGTACGCGGCTTCTAAACATGCCCTACATGGATATTTTGATTCTGTACGGTCTGAACTCTTTGACCAGGGCATCCACATCACTATGGTTTGTCCGGGTTTCATCAAAACAAACGTTACCCTGAATGCTTTGACTTCGAATGGAGCCCCGCAAGGAACAATGGACAGCGCACAGGAAAATGGCATGCCGGCTGAGGAATGTGCGAAACTGATTGTCAACGCAGTCAGGCTTCGTAAGGAAGAGATTTATATCGGAGGCAAAGAAGTCAAAGGGATCTGGCTAAAAAGATTTTTCCCTTTGCGCTTCTCTAAATATTTAAGAACGGCAAAGGTTACTTAA
- a CDS encoding SusC/RagA family TonB-linked outer membrane protein, with protein MNFYRTFKYGESRPVYARILLKLKLTFIILTTVILQVSATGYAQITLKEKDAPLGQIIQKIRRQTGYDFFYNAGMLLKAKPVTLNVINATVPEVLDLCFKDQSFTYRIEQKTIVIQYVEPRMLQTRAMVVSGRVLDETDRPIPGASITIKNARAGNTVSNGNGEFKIIVPSDKSILIFSYVGYKTQEIKLKSDQGPLLIRMEIAENNMKDVVITGTGITRNKNTFTGATATFSGEQLKAVGNQNIIQGLRALDPSFIQLENNKFGSNPNVLPNLEIRGKTSISSTLQDQFASDPNQPLFILDGFETSLRTIVDLNMNRVASVVILKDAASTAMYGSKASNGVVVIETVKPRPGQMRINYSSDLNVEIPDLTGYNMMNAEEKLEFERLSGRYIYYLGADGSPNFQLDLDSMYAVRLAEVKRGVNTYWLNEPVRTGFSQRHSFYADGGDQALRYGVGLTYKKTTGAMKGSGREDWAGNVDLTYRKGKFNLSNQIYINGYTGQESPYGSFADFVNANPYYRKSTSKYLEQSKDNVGRLYNVENPLYNAGLNNVNSTKNFAIQNNLQLNLDLTRELMLRGAVQVQKAITTNLNFLSPLHTDFDDSSIFERGSYKNSRTDNFSYNANLMLTYGKVFAGAHALTANLRADIRENDNQNLTFQAVGFPSSSNGNPSFAYSYKPDSRPASVVGKTRTNSILASANYAYKARYLADASFRYDGSTAFGSNKKYSPYYSGGLGWNIHNEAFMKPITWINTFRLIANIGITGNQNFASTSSISTYGYDSYINIYGQGVTLNSLGNPNLKWQNSVQTNLGMDLVMFGNKLSFNVNAYQKRTDPLVVAIDLPSSTGISSFPINAGLLNTKGLEATVKFSPIYKPDQRVVWTLGYTGSVYKSKYDGFNNRLASLNTKQLTNKTLQRFKDGYSPDDIWAVPSLGIDPTTGMEVFLRKDGQSTFRYDANDIVRVGNAQPTIEGVFSNNLSYKGFTFGMSIRYILGRDIFNTALYEKVENISAQGLANNQDRRALYDRWKQPGDVTQFKSIALTSKQEMSSRFVQKENMLSAESVNFGYNFLQNKWLKQVGLSSLRLNAYMNDIFRISSVKRERGIEYPFARSVSFSLNATF; from the coding sequence ATGAATTTTTACAGGACATTTAAATATGGCGAATCCCGCCCTGTTTATGCCAGGATACTATTGAAATTGAAGCTGACTTTTATAATCTTGACCACTGTGATTCTGCAGGTTAGCGCAACCGGCTATGCCCAGATTACACTTAAAGAAAAGGATGCCCCACTGGGGCAAATCATACAGAAAATAAGAAGGCAGACTGGCTATGACTTCTTTTATAATGCAGGAATGCTCCTTAAAGCAAAACCTGTCACCCTCAACGTGATCAATGCCACGGTACCGGAGGTCCTCGACCTTTGTTTTAAAGACCAGTCTTTTACCTATAGGATTGAACAGAAAACAATTGTGATCCAGTACGTAGAACCACGGATGCTCCAAACCAGGGCAATGGTCGTTTCGGGAAGGGTCCTTGATGAAACGGATCGGCCTATTCCCGGTGCATCCATCACAATTAAGAACGCACGTGCCGGAAATACCGTCAGCAATGGAAATGGGGAGTTTAAGATCATCGTTCCCTCGGATAAAAGTATCCTGATCTTTTCTTATGTAGGATATAAGACACAGGAAATTAAGCTTAAATCAGATCAGGGACCATTGCTGATTCGCATGGAAATTGCAGAGAACAACATGAAAGATGTGGTCATTACCGGTACAGGGATTACCAGAAACAAGAATACTTTCACTGGTGCTACAGCCACTTTTTCGGGCGAACAGCTGAAAGCTGTGGGAAATCAGAACATTATCCAGGGACTGAGAGCTTTAGATCCTTCTTTTATTCAGCTGGAAAATAATAAGTTCGGCTCCAATCCCAATGTCCTTCCAAACCTGGAAATCCGCGGTAAAACAAGTATTTCCTCCACACTTCAGGATCAGTTTGCTTCAGATCCAAATCAGCCACTATTTATCTTAGATGGATTTGAAACCTCCTTGAGAACTATCGTGGACCTGAACATGAACAGGGTTGCTTCTGTCGTTATTCTGAAAGATGCTGCCTCCACTGCGATGTATGGCTCAAAAGCCTCAAATGGAGTAGTGGTTATTGAAACTGTGAAGCCGAGACCGGGGCAGATGCGTATAAATTATAGCTCAGACCTGAATGTCGAGATTCCCGATTTAACAGGCTATAACATGATGAATGCGGAGGAAAAGCTTGAGTTTGAACGTTTGTCAGGGAGATATATATACTATCTTGGAGCGGATGGCTCTCCGAATTTTCAGCTGGATTTAGATTCTATGTATGCCGTTCGGCTGGCAGAAGTAAAGAGGGGAGTAAACACGTATTGGCTCAACGAGCCGGTACGTACGGGATTCTCTCAACGGCATTCTTTTTATGCGGATGGAGGAGATCAGGCATTGCGATATGGAGTAGGGCTGACCTATAAAAAAACAACAGGGGCAATGAAAGGTTCCGGCAGAGAGGATTGGGCAGGAAACGTGGACCTGACCTATCGCAAGGGAAAATTCAATCTCTCGAATCAGATTTACATCAATGGTTATACAGGACAGGAATCCCCTTATGGCTCATTTGCTGATTTTGTCAATGCGAATCCATATTACAGAAAGAGTACCTCGAAGTATCTGGAGCAAAGTAAAGACAATGTCGGAAGATTATATAATGTGGAGAATCCATTATATAATGCCGGACTCAATAATGTCAACAGCACCAAAAATTTTGCAATTCAGAATAACCTCCAGCTGAATCTGGACCTGACCCGGGAACTGATGCTGCGGGGAGCAGTACAGGTACAGAAAGCCATCACTACAAACTTGAATTTTCTTTCTCCTTTGCATACCGACTTTGACGACAGCAGCATTTTTGAACGGGGCTCTTACAAAAACAGCAGGACAGATAACTTCAGTTATAACGCTAATCTGATGCTAACCTATGGAAAAGTGTTTGCAGGTGCTCATGCTTTAACAGCCAACCTGCGTGCGGATATCAGAGAGAATGACAATCAGAATTTAACCTTTCAGGCGGTAGGCTTCCCTTCTTCAAGTAATGGGAATCCCAGTTTTGCCTATAGTTATAAACCGGATTCCAGGCCTGCTTCGGTGGTAGGTAAAACCCGGACGAATTCCATTCTGGCCTCAGCCAATTATGCTTACAAAGCGCGCTACCTGGCAGATGCATCTTTCAGGTATGACGGTTCCACAGCCTTTGGTTCCAACAAAAAATATTCTCCTTATTATAGTGGCGGTTTGGGCTGGAACATCCATAATGAAGCCTTTATGAAGCCAATAACCTGGATTAATACTTTTCGGTTGATTGCCAATATCGGAATCACCGGGAATCAGAATTTTGCCAGTACTTCTTCGATTTCTACCTATGGTTATGATTCTTATATCAACATATATGGCCAGGGAGTAACCTTAAATTCTTTGGGTAATCCGAACCTGAAATGGCAGAACTCTGTGCAGACCAATCTTGGAATGGATCTGGTCATGTTCGGTAATAAGCTCAGCTTTAATGTCAACGCTTATCAAAAAAGAACGGATCCATTGGTCGTGGCTATTGATCTTCCATCTTCTACCGGAATTAGCTCTTTCCCGATTAATGCAGGTCTTTTAAATACCAAGGGGTTGGAAGCAACAGTAAAGTTTTCTCCTATTTACAAACCGGATCAACGTGTGGTCTGGACTTTGGGGTATACCGGCTCTGTCTATAAAAGCAAATATGACGGATTCAATAACCGGTTGGCTTCTTTGAATACCAAACAGCTGACCAATAAAACTTTGCAGCGCTTTAAAGATGGATATAGTCCTGATGACATCTGGGCGGTTCCTTCTCTGGGGATTGATCCAACCACAGGTATGGAGGTTTTCCTTAGAAAAGATGGCCAATCTACCTTCAGGTATGATGCCAATGATATCGTCCGGGTGGGAAATGCACAACCGACCATTGAAGGCGTATTCAGCAATAACCTGAGCTATAAAGGTTTTACTTTCGGGATGAGCATCCGTTACATCCTCGGCCGCGATATTTTTAATACCGCATTGTATGAGAAGGTAGAAAACATCTCTGCTCAGGGATTGGCAAATAACCAGGACCGGCGCGCATTATACGACCGTTGGAAACAACCTGGTGATGTGACACAATTTAAATCAATTGCTTTGACCAGCAAACAGGAAATGTCTTCGCGTTTTGTACAGAAGGAAAATATGCTGAGTGCTGAATCTGTGAATTTTGGTTACAATTTCCTACAGAATAAATGGTTAAAGCAGGTTGGACTTTCCTCCCTTCGCCTCAACGCTTATATGAATGATATTTTTCGGATCTCCAGCGTAAAAAGAGAAAGAGGAATAGAATATCCCTTCGCAAGGTCTGTTTCCTTTAGTTTAAATGCCACTTTTTAA
- the hemW gene encoding radical SAM family heme chaperone HemW codes for MSGIYIHIPFCKKACTYCDFHFSTSLKYVDEMTEAICTEIIRKKDRIADHQVGSIYFGGGTPSVLPSAAFEKIFNTITKHFSVASEAEITIEANPDDLDAKKIKELRQLPVNRFSIGIQSFFDEDLIWMNRAHNSGEAENCIKRSQDAGFENLSIDLIYGYPLLTDQKWLSNINKAIEFETPHISAYSLTVEPRTALAHAIKRGKQVPVNDEQSADQFISLIEQLGKAGFEHYEISNYSKPGKYAVHNTNYWRGIPYIGIGPSAHGFDGETRYLNIANNAAYLSDIREGRLPETIETLDLYDRFNEYMMTSLRTMWGSSLHKIEADFGKVFLHDTLKSIKPFIEQKWLMNEKEHLTLTLDGKLFADHIASELFLIPEDHH; via the coding sequence ATGTCCGGTATCTACATCCACATTCCATTCTGCAAAAAAGCCTGCACCTATTGCGATTTCCATTTCAGCACTTCTTTAAAGTATGTTGATGAAATGACGGAGGCCATTTGCACAGAAATTATCAGGAAAAAAGATAGAATTGCAGACCATCAGGTAGGCAGTATTTACTTTGGTGGAGGAACACCTTCTGTATTGCCTTCTGCAGCATTTGAAAAAATATTCAATACCATAACAAAGCATTTTTCTGTCGCTTCAGAGGCGGAGATCACTATTGAAGCCAATCCTGACGACCTGGACGCTAAGAAAATCAAAGAGTTAAGGCAATTGCCGGTCAACCGTTTCAGCATTGGAATCCAATCTTTCTTTGATGAAGACCTGATCTGGATGAATCGCGCGCACAATTCCGGCGAAGCGGAAAATTGCATCAAAAGAAGTCAGGATGCAGGATTTGAGAATTTAAGCATCGATCTGATTTATGGCTATCCTTTACTGACCGACCAGAAATGGCTGAGCAATATCAATAAAGCCATTGAATTTGAAACGCCACATATCTCTGCCTATTCTTTAACGGTGGAACCTCGCACAGCCCTGGCCCATGCCATAAAAAGAGGCAAACAGGTTCCGGTAAATGACGAACAAAGCGCAGACCAGTTCATCTCTTTAATTGAGCAGCTTGGAAAAGCAGGTTTTGAGCATTACGAGATTTCGAATTACAGTAAACCCGGCAAATACGCTGTTCATAACACCAATTACTGGCGGGGCATCCCTTATATTGGAATCGGCCCCTCTGCCCATGGTTTTGACGGAGAAACACGCTACCTGAACATCGCAAATAACGCCGCCTACCTGAGCGACATCAGGGAGGGCCGTTTACCGGAAACCATAGAAACGCTCGATCTTTACGACCGGTTCAATGAATACATGATGACTTCCCTGAGAACCATGTGGGGAAGCAGTTTACATAAAATTGAGGCCGACTTTGGCAAGGTATTTCTCCATGACACCCTCAAAAGCATCAAACCTTTTATAGAGCAGAAATGGCTGATGAATGAAAAGGAACACCTAACTTTGACCCTGGATGGGAAACTTTTTGCAGACCATATTGCCTCTGAATTGTTTCTAATCCCGGAAGACCACCATTAA
- a CDS encoding FecR domain-containing protein codes for MQNKEAKALLAKYKQRNCSEEEIALLESWYLNYKDEMSDLSPEELTRAKTEVWAGLPVHQRQGKTIRLWSRIAAAAAIILCVAAGWWFFQTNQHVKPLTSREMAAKILPGGNKAVLTLADGSEISLTDVANGKLASQQGIVITKNKDGQLEYRIDPAAGVAAGELRFNTISTPAGGQYQVILPDGTKVWLNAGSSLKYPTVFAGQERRVILKGEGYFEVTHDQSRPFRVQSNDQTVEVLGTHFNISAYENDGDVKTTLITGKVQVKTQHSNVSAILKPGEQSTLENNALKVAEVMTEDVIAWKNNSFVFNNEKLGSIMRKIARWYDVEVICPPDLAESVFVGSGSRDKSLDWTLDKLELTGTIHFKVEGRRVTVMP; via the coding sequence ATGCAAAATAAAGAAGCGAAAGCATTACTGGCCAAATACAAACAACGGAATTGCTCGGAAGAGGAGATTGCCTTACTGGAGAGCTGGTATCTTAATTATAAAGACGAAATGTCTGATTTAAGCCCCGAAGAATTAACCAGGGCAAAGACGGAGGTCTGGGCGGGCTTACCCGTACATCAGCGTCAGGGGAAAACCATCCGTTTATGGTCCCGGATTGCGGCTGCGGCGGCTATCATTCTTTGCGTTGCAGCAGGCTGGTGGTTCTTCCAAACGAATCAGCATGTAAAGCCGTTGACCAGTAGAGAGATGGCTGCAAAGATATTACCCGGTGGAAATAAGGCCGTCCTGACTCTGGCTGATGGATCTGAAATTTCCCTCACTGATGTGGCAAATGGAAAACTGGCCAGTCAGCAGGGAATAGTGATTACCAAGAATAAAGATGGTCAGTTGGAATATCGAATAGATCCGGCAGCAGGAGTGGCAGCAGGCGAGCTGCGTTTCAATACCATCAGTACACCTGCCGGCGGTCAATACCAGGTAATCTTGCCTGATGGAACCAAGGTCTGGCTAAATGCAGGATCTTCTTTGAAATATCCAACCGTTTTTGCCGGTCAGGAGCGAAGAGTGATCCTGAAGGGAGAAGGATATTTTGAAGTCACACATGATCAGTCCAGGCCATTTAGAGTCCAGTCCAATGATCAGACCGTGGAGGTGCTGGGGACTCATTTTAACATCAGCGCTTACGAAAATGACGGGGATGTGAAAACAACGCTGATTACTGGTAAAGTGCAGGTGAAAACGCAACATAGCAATGTTTCGGCGATACTTAAGCCAGGCGAGCAATCCACATTGGAAAATAACGCTTTAAAAGTAGCAGAAGTGATGACTGAAGATGTGATTGCCTGGAAGAACAATTCTTTTGTTTTTAACAACGAAAAGCTGGGCAGCATTATGCGTAAAATAGCAAGGTGGTATGATGTCGAAGTGATCTGTCCGCCAGACCTGGCCGAATCGGTTTTTGTAGGCTCGGGATCAAGAGATAAAAGCCTGGACTGGACCCTTGACAAGCTGGAGCTCACTGGAACAATTCATTTTAAAGTAGAAGGAAGGAGGGTTACCGTAATGCCATAA
- a CDS encoding RNA polymerase sigma-70 factor translates to MLTYSLLSDLELTALLREGDAAAYTVVYNRYFNELYIHAYSRLRDKEEAQDVIHELFASIWNKRADLVLKSSLPAYLYTAVRNRILDVIAHQQVESKYVSSLQHFLEEGYCVTDHQVRERQLAALIEKGISELPPKMREVFELSRKQAMSHKEIAEQLNLSEQTVRTQVKNALRILRLKLGLMLFVSV, encoded by the coding sequence ATGTTGACTTACAGTTTACTCTCAGATTTAGAATTAACTGCACTCCTGAGAGAGGGGGATGCTGCCGCCTATACAGTGGTTTACAACCGTTATTTTAACGAACTCTATATCCATGCCTATAGCAGATTAAGGGATAAAGAAGAAGCGCAGGACGTGATCCACGAATTATTTGCTTCAATTTGGAATAAGCGGGCGGACCTGGTCTTAAAGTCGAGCTTACCGGCCTATCTCTACACAGCAGTACGCAATAGAATTCTCGACGTGATTGCACATCAGCAGGTCGAATCTAAGTATGTCAGCTCTTTACAGCATTTTCTGGAAGAAGGATATTGTGTGACTGATCATCAGGTCCGCGAGCGGCAACTTGCTGCGCTGATTGAAAAAGGAATTTCAGAACTACCTCCCAAAATGAGGGAGGTTTTTGAGCTAAGCAGAAAACAGGCGATGAGCCATAAGGAGATCGCAGAACAATTAAACTTATCGGAGCAAACGGTAAGAACACAGGTTAAGAACGCATTGAGAATTTTACGTTTAAAGCTTGGATTGATGCTTTTTGTGAGTGTGTAA
- a CDS encoding phage holin family protein translates to MNFIITLLVNAGILLGMTYVLPSVRIKNYGTAILVALVIGLLNATLGMFLRFPMNVVTLGLISFVVHLVVTAIMIKLADKFFDDFEVKGFTPALIIALVMAVVGMLL, encoded by the coding sequence ATGAACTTTATTATCACCTTACTCGTCAATGCAGGAATTCTTTTGGGAATGACTTATGTATTGCCAAGCGTTAGAATTAAAAATTACGGAACAGCCATTCTGGTAGCCCTGGTGATTGGCTTATTGAATGCAACGCTGGGTATGTTCCTCAGGTTCCCTATGAATGTAGTCACCCTCGGCCTGATCTCCTTTGTTGTTCATTTGGTGGTTACTGCCATCATGATCAAATTGGCGGATAAGTTTTTTGATGATTTTGAAGTAAAGGGCTTTACTCCGGCACTGATCATTGCCCTGGTTATGGCAGTGGTAGGAATGCTGTTATAA